Genomic DNA from Coturnix japonica isolate 7356 unplaced genomic scaffold, Coturnix japonica 2.1 chrUnrandom566, whole genome shotgun sequence:
GTCTCCCACCGACGTCAGAGGTACACGGAGTAACTCTGCTTTTATGGTAATGAGGGGGTAATCTGACCGCATTCTCCTCTTACAGATCACGCGCAGCACTACAGCAAACCTCGTGTCACCCCCCATTGAGGTCATGCGTCTTCCCCTGACTTCAAGGtatggggagagggggggggttaaatggggagggggattTAAAATGGGTGGGGGGTTTAaaggtggaggggggggggtttttATTATGGCCCCCCCCACCCTCTTTTAATCCGCCTGCCCCCCCCCAGTATGTGGATCAATCCATGTGCccaagtcatttttttttcgAACTCAGATCCTGCACCGAAGGACAACGAGTGGGCTGCAGCGTGGAGATGATGTCCCAAGGCCGATGATCAGGTGATGGACCCTTAAGCCACAAGAGGGGATGGGGGTCCTAAAATgtgacaccccccccccattacagCTGTGTTTAAGCCTTTCTTACCCACAGGGGAATGATGGATGAGGAAGGGAACCAGTTTGTGGCCTATTTCCTGCCCGTGGAGGAGACGCTGCGGAAGAGAAGAGGGATCCAGGAAGAGGAGATGGATTATGCACCTGAGGAATgtgtatggggttatggagaCCTTaaagggatggagggagggtATAGGGGCACCCTACAGACCCTGTAGACCCCAAATCAAGAGCTGAGGGagggggttttttttttttgtgggggggggggggggggcttttttTAGGGAGACCTTAAGGCAAtggagtggggggggggagggctaAGGGAAgtggccccccccccccccttttttttgggggggaaaaaggccCCCCGTTAaagtgatggggggggggggggttaccCTGAGCAGGCCCTAAATCAAGAGCTGAGGGAGGGAGTTTAAGGGCTGAGGGGAGCATCCTTAAAAGTGATTGAGGGGGGAGGGTAATCCTATAACCAGACCCCACTATACGAAACAGAAAAAATTTAAGAGCTGAGGGAACCATTAAAGCAATtggagggtgggggggaggacCCTACAGACCCTATAGAAAATGAGAGAGTCCTATAGGGATGGGATGGTTTGTGAACGAACCAGGCGAGAACGAATCCCACCTCACCCCACTTCATTCTTATCTTCCTGAATGCTCTATTCCCCACCCCAGATTACGACTATATAAGATCGCCAGGAGGGAAGTAACAGGAAATTGGACGTGAAGAACAAGCCAGCAAAGGATACGATAAGAGAATTCTTGCTGTTCGATCTTGTCGATGGAGGGGACGGGGTTTTATTAACGAAGTGAGCTGTGAGACCCAGGTGAAGCTGGGAACCCCATTTTGTGTAtagggttatgggttatggggctgcctgacccccatatccccaccgaacaccccaatatccccccatatctgccccaccATCACCCAATATTTCCCCTCATATCCACCACCCCCCTATATATCCCCACCACTAACCCAATATCCCTCTTATATCTCCACCACCAATCCCAtattcccccccatatccccttaatccccccatatcccataccaCCCCTAATATTCCGCTATATCTCCCAACACCCACCCCAATTCCCCCTAAAATCCCACCatcaccccaatatcccccaatatcctccctatatccccccatatccccctatatccccaccaccaccccaatatccccctatatccccccaatattcccctatatccccaccaccatccctatatccccccatatccccaccaacaccccaatacccccccatatccccctatatccccccatgATCCCCCACTACCCTCTAATCATCCTGCTATATCCCACTCACCACGCCCTATATCCCCCATCACCACACCAACACCCCAATCAGCCCTCTATAtctcccaccaccacccccaactcccctatatccccccaataTTTCCCTTATGCCCCACCACCATCGCATATAttcccccattatccccacCACCACTCCAtatcccccaatatccccccaaTCCCTCCCACGCGCCCATTATCCCCGTATATATCCCACCGCACCCAATATCCCTCCCATATTCCCCACCAATCCACCCCaataccctatatcccctacCAACACCCACAATatccccaatatccccccataatccccccacCAGCACCCATTATTCCCCTATAACATCCACCAACACCCCATTCCCCCAGTATGCCCCACcacaccccaatatccccctatatctcccccatatccccctatatccccaccATATCCCCACCACGCTCCCGCCCCAAaatccccctatatcccctcatatcccccctCTACCCTTCAGGGTACGGCTGAGCAAGCGCCGTGCGAGGGCAGGGGTTCAATCAGGCACCAACGCGGTGCTGGTGGTGAAGCACCGTGATATGAACGAGAAGGAATTAGAGGCACAAGTATGACCCccaactccccccccccaaaaccccttTTAACCCTCCAGCCCCCAACCTGGGGGGCAGCTGAATGgtgtcccccccccattaaacTATAGGAGGCACggagagcacagctggagaaCCATGAgcctgaggaagaggaggaggaagaaatggaggCTGAGAAGGAGGCACAGGGTTCAGGTGAGGGGGGCTGGGGATAGGCAGCATTCATTGGGAGGGataaggggggggggctgcCATGATGGCTGATAGCTCCCCCCTAATGACTGATATCACCCCCTTATTGCTGATATCACCCCCCTAATGTCTGATATCTCCCCCTAATGTCTGATATCACCCCCTTATGGCTGATATCACCCCGTTATGGCTGTTATCTCCCCCTGATATCTCCCCCTTATGGCTGATATCTCCCTCCTAGTGTCTGATATCACCCCCTTATGGCTGTTATCTCCCCCCTAATGTCTGATATCACCCCCTTATGGCTGATATCACCCCGTTATGGCTGTTATCTCCCCCTTCTATCTCCCCCTTATATCTCCCCCCTGATGGCTTATATCACCCCTTATGACTGCTATCTTCCCCTTAATGGCTGATATCTCCCCCTAATGGCTGATATCTCCCCCCTAATGTCTGATATCTCACCCCCTATGGCTGTTATCTCCCCGTTATGGCTGTTATCTCCCCGTTATGGCTGTTATCTCCCCCTTATATCTTCCCCCTTATGGCTGATATCTCCCCCCTGATGGCTGATATCTTCCCTTATGACTGATATCTCCCCCCTAATGGCTGATATCTCACCCCCAATGTCTGATATCACCCCCTTATGGCTGTTATCTCCCCCTTATATCTCCCCTTGATGGCTGATATCTCTCCTTTATGGCTGATATCTTCCCTTTATGACTGATATCACCCCTTGATGGCTGATACCTCTCGTTGAACACTGATATCTCCCCCATAGATGAAGACAGGGAGAAGGGCAGCGAGAGCGAAGGGGCAGCGAGCggtgaggaagaagaagaggcCGAAGGCTCcggtggcagcagcagtgagcagggaggTTCAGCCCGTAGCGATGATGATGGtgaagatgaagaggaagaagaggccaGAGGGGCTCGTAGGGGCGGCAGCGACGCGGCCAGAGCAGCTCGAGATCAAGAAGAAATCTTTGGGAGCGACGACgatgaggatgaagaggaagatgaggaggaggatgagtCGGAAGGGGGGGGGAGTGAGGGGgggccgccccgcagcccccggctGAGCCCCAGTGAAGCTTCAGATGATGAGAGTCCAAGTGAAGCCTCGGACTCCTCCAGCGACTGATCATGGGGGGGGGTCTGCACCTCAAACCCCCCCATGAAGCCCCCCATGGAGCCACATACACCCCCATGAAGCCCCAGTGAAAGCCCCATAATACCCCCCCCATCGGAGCCCCTGTAACCCCCCATGAAGccccattaattacccctcATGACACCCCCATggaagccccccccccctcaatgGAGCCCCAATATGGAGGGCCCCCAGTGGAGCCCTCCATAAAACCCAATGAAGCCCATGgagcccccatagagcctcCTGGGGCCCCTATAGAGCCTCCCATGGAGCCCTCATGAAGCCCCCCCAGGATGGGCACCCCTCCATGAGAGCCCCCATAATACCTCCCCCATGAAGCCCCCCCCATTGAGCCCATGATACCCCCCCCGCCCATGGAGCCCCCATAATAACCGCCCCGCTCCAATGGACGCGCCCGCCCATGGAGCCCATAAAtaactccccccccccaaatggAGCCGCAATGATACCTCCGCCCCCAATGGAAGCCCCCCCATTGAGCCCATAATAACCCCCCCAAGGACGCCCCCCCAGTGAGCCCATAATAACCCCCCCAATGGAGACCCATGATACCCCCCACCCAACGGGAGCCCCCCATGAGCCCATAATAACCCCCCAATGGagccccatacacccccattAATGCCCCAATGAAGCCCATTgtgggtggggggtggggggggggtttatatATAGAAACaaattgggtttttttgtttttttgttgttgtttttttcttaactttttatttttttttttctctttaataacGTAGTCATGGTTACCAGCCATAGAAGTCAATAACAAAAGTTATTCCATAATAAAATGTATCTAAAATAACGTTTCTATTCTTcaaggggggggtggggggggccTTGGCTTCTAACTTGTACAAaggtgggggggtgggaggctGTACCGACCCAGGGCTTAAGGGGGGGTCttaaagtggggggggggggggggggctttaaaaggagggggggggctTAAAGGGGGTGCCAATGTGTACTAAATAGGGTCTCaatttcctcccccccccccctttttttaagCATGGGGGGGGTATTAAGGACCACCCCCCTTCCTTGGGTATAGGAGGGCATTAAGACCCCCCACACGCCCCCTTCATGGGCATTACGAGGTGGATTaagacacccccccccccatcatgGTAATAGGGAGGGTATTAGACCCCCCCCACCATTAAGCACTTGATCCCCTCCCCCACCACCAGGGGGAGCTGATTTTGctgaggggggggggtttaaaAGGGTGGGAGGGGGCTTGGTGTGGGGGcaatataatattaaaataataataatataataataataataataaaggataaagaacacaaaaaagaagccaaaaataaaggggggggggaggaaaaaatggggggggggtagaaaaaaaaggggggggtaTTAAAAACGtttaaacacaaggaaaaaccTCACTGAAAATGGGCCAGGAGAGCCCTGCCCCCCCACCTGCAGCCCCTGTAGTGTGGAATCCGgcccccccatcacccccccctTCAACCCCCCCCATCAAAGTCAATGGCCCCcaacagcccccccccccattggtTGTATAGGGATTGAtgcccccccccaaacccaaccTGGACTTAGTGGATAAAGGAGGGTGGGATTAccccccccgctgcccccccaTTTCTCTCACCCCCTACATACACATAtaggagccccccccccccataacctccctcctgggggtggtgggggtcAATGGTCCCAGCACAGagttgtggggggggggggtttcaAGGGGGGCAGGGGTCCaaagatggggggggggggtaacaATGGGTGCAGCACCCCTGCTGGATGGGGCAGGGCCTTCAGATTGGTGGAGGTCTTGTCTGTCCACTGTGGGGAGGTGGAGAagtgggttgggggggggtgcCTTATATCCCCCCCCAATGGAGACGCCCCATATGGAGCCCCCCCCCAATGAAGCCCATACCCCCCACCCCCTATCATCCAGCCCCCTATCCCATGCCCGCCCCCCCCATCATGACCCTCCACCCCCTATCATGCCCCCCTGACCCCCCCTTATCATGCGCCCCCTATCGGTtcgccccccccacccctctaTCGTGCCCCCCATCATGCCCCTCCCCCAACCCCTCTATCATGCCTCCCTCATCatgccgccccccccccccccca
This window encodes:
- the PAF1 gene encoding RNA polymerase II-associated factor 1 homolog, with the protein product MNEKELEAQEARRAQLENHEPEEEEEEEMEAEKEAQGSDEDREKGSESEGAASGEEEEEAEGSGGSSSEQGGSARSDDDGEDEEEEEARGARRGGSDAARAARDQEEIFGSDDDEDEEEDEEEDESEGGGSEGGPPRSPRLSPSEASDDESPSEASDSSSD